In one Cyclopterus lumpus isolate fCycLum1 chromosome 22, fCycLum1.pri, whole genome shotgun sequence genomic region, the following are encoded:
- the lingo2b gene encoding LOW QUALITY PROTEIN: leucine-rich repeat and immunoglobulin-like domain-containing nogo receptor-interacting protein 2b (The sequence of the model RefSeq protein was modified relative to this genomic sequence to represent the inferred CDS: deleted 1 base in 1 codon) — protein sequence MRHPALNHCHLFLGGALLLLLASQTLSCPARCECSAQSKSVSCHRKRLPTIPEGIPIETRVLDLSKNKLRIITPDNFSSFLQLEDLDLSDNLISVVEPGSFRSQLALRSLNFRSNLLQLVPVGVLSGLTNLTRLDLSHNRLVVLLDHAFQDLRRLTSLEVGDNELVFVSQRAFTGLLGLQSLTLERSNLTVVPTDALAHLHSLVELRMRYLSISFLKPFSFKRLSRLRRLEIDYWPWLDTLPALSLHGLNLTTLIITNTNLSAFPGAALRYLPYLTHLNLSYCHIQHIHQGELGQLPHLLELHLQGSHLISIEPFAFAGLKSLQLLDVSQNRLDSLESGVFASPDVLQRLCLGGNPLVCDCRLLWLINSHKPPFLQILDVQPECSAPEHLLGKPLRDLKEPLVSRYMTCTKPRIGPNTTQLLMADEGQPARLNCTAEGAPRPSVVWITPHRRSITTKSSGRVEVQPDGTLEIKEAELHDSGVYLCIASNPAGNASLSASLAVKSLGIGDRSHFSNRSSNYQTDSNSTWGNGTVLYNMTVPIDLKTIIISTAMGCLSFLGVVIFCFLLLFIWSRGKGRHKSNFDIEYVPRKSNGAAADVTETSGPRRVNMKMI from the exons ATGCGACACCCAGCCCTGAACCACTGCCACCTCTTCCTGGGCGGGGCCTTGCTGCTTCTCCTGGCCAGCCAGACCCTGAGCTGCCCCGCCCGCTGCGAGTGCTCCGCTCAGAGCAAGTCGGTCAGCTGCCACCGCAAGCGCCTGCCCACCATCCCCGAAGGCATCCCCATTGAGACGCGCGTCCTGGACCTCAGCAAGAACAAGCTACGGATCATCACGCCGGACAACTTTTCCTCATTCCTGCAGCTGGAGGACCTGGACCTCAGCGACAACCTCATCAGCGTGGTGGAGCCCGGCTCATTCCGCTCTCAGCTCGCTCTCCGCTCGCTCAACTTTCGCAGCAACCTGCTGCAGCTGGTTCCCGTCGGCGTGCTGTCGGGCCTGACCAACCTCACCCGCCTCGACCTCAGCCACAACCGACTGGTGGTTCTCCTGGATCATGCCTTCCAAGACCTGCGCAGGTTGACGTCCCTCGAGGTGGGCGACAACGAACTGGTTTTCGTCTCGCAGCGGGCCTTCACGGGATTACTTGGACTCCAAAGTCTGACCCTGGAACGTTCCAATCTGACCGTGGTTCCTACTGATGCTCTGGCACACCTGCACAGCCTAGTCGAACTGCGAATGCGCTACTTGAGCATCAGTTTTCTAAAGCCTTTCTCCTTCAAGAGGTTATCACGTCTACGCCGACTGGAGATTGATTACTGGCCCTGGCTGGACACGTTGCCTGCCCTCTCACTGCACGGCCTCAACCTCACGACGTTGATCATAACCAACACCAACCTGTCTGCCTTCCCTGGTGCGGCACTGCGTTACCTGCCCTACCTCACACATCTCAACTTGTCCTACTGCCACATCCAGCACATCCATCAGGGAGAGCTGGGCCAACTCCCACACCTGCTGGAGCTCCACCTGCAAGGGTCTCATCTGATTTCTATTGAGCCCTTTGCATTCGCGGGCCTCAAATCTTTGCAGCTACTGGATGTGTCACAGAACCGCCTGGACTCTCTGGAGAGTGGAGTGTTTGCCTCGCCAGACGTCCTCCAGAGGCTCTGTCTGGGTGGAAACCCATTAGTGTGCGACTGCAGATTGCTTTGGCTGATCAATAGCCATAAGCCCCCCTTTCTGCAGATTCTGGATGTGCAGCCAGAGTGCAGCGCCCCAGAGCACCTCCTGGGGAAACCACTCCGTGACCTCAAGGAGCCCCTGGTCTCCAGATACATGACCTGCACCAAACCCCGGATTGGACCTAACACGACCCAG TTGCTGATGGCTGATGAGGGTCAGCCTGCCCGCCTGAACTGCACGGCGGAGGGAGCACCTCGGCCCTCAGTGGTGTGGATTACGCCTCACAGACGCTCCATCACAACCAAGAGCAGTGGCAGGGTGGAAGTCCAGCCGGATGGTACCCTGGAGATCAAGGAAGCGGAGCTGCATGACAGCGGTGTGTACTTGTGCATTGCCAGTAACCCGGCTGGAAACGCCAGCCTGTCGGCCTCTTTAGCTGTGAAAAGCCTGGGCATCGGGGACAGATCTCACTTTAGCAACAGGAGCTCAAACTATCAAACAGACTCTAACAGCACGTGGGGTAATGGGACAGTACTGTACAACATGACAGTCCCCATAGACCTTAAGACCATCATTATATCTACGGCAATGGGCTGCCTGTCCTTCCTAGGTGTGGTCATCTTCTGCTTCCTGCTTCTGTTCATCTGGAGCCGAGGGAAAGGGCGCCATAAGAGCAACTTTGATATCGAGTACGTCCCACGCAAATCCAACGGGGCGGCGGCAGACGTGACAGAAACAAGTGGCCCGAGACGAGTCAACATGAAAATGATTTGA